In the Vicinamibacterales bacterium genome, TCCACGGGTTTGCCAAAGGGCTTCGCGAGCAAGGCCTCGAAGTGGAGATACAGGAAGAAGCCGACTTCTCGTCGGATCTACCGAAGCTGATCACGTATCACAGCGCCAAGGGGCTGACGTTCGACACGGTGTTGCTTCCGCGGCTCGTCGGCCGTTCTTTCCCGTATCTCACGGACCGTCGGCTTGCCAGCCTGCTCTTCGTGGGCGTCACCCGCGCCGTGAAATGGGTCTACATGAGTACGACGGAAGATGGACAGCAGTTGCGTTCGGTTCTAGAACGAGTAATCCCCCTGGCGGACGGTGGAGGCCCGTTGGTAGTTCAGCGTGGTCGTGCCGCTGCCGGCATCCAGAAGTCGCTCTTTGGTTCGGGAACGCCCGATTCACGCGCGGGAGATACGGACGACATCCTGGATCCCCTATAGCCGCACCATGGCGCAATTGACCGCAGGGAGTCGTCTTCCAGGGAACAGCAGCGAGAATCGAATGGAGCCATCCGTCAATACATACGTGGACCAGGCTCGCCAGGGCTGGATTAGAAAACTCATCGATCTGTCCAGACGCAACAACCTGCTGTACTTCCGGGACCTTCAAACGGGCACCGTCGACATCAGTTCGGCCCCGAATGGAAGCTTGGCGAGGTTGCTCGAGTGGCACGCGCCTGGCGAGGAACTCGGCTCAGTGCCGCTGCTCGACCTCGTTTCCGAGGACGACGAGAAGAGCGTCGCTGGAAAACTGCGTGACATCAAGCGTCGCACGATTGCGAACTACGAAGAACGAGGACTGGAGACACTGTTCCTGGCCCTTGGCCTTGCGACTTGGATTCCCCGCGATGATGGTCGTCCGGCATCGGCGCCTGTGCTGTTGATGCCAGTAGACCTGACTTCGCGAGGACGCGAGGGGCGGTACTGGCAGGTCCGCCGAACGGGGGAGATCCAGGTGAATCCCGTTCTCCTCTTCGCGCTGGAAGCCGAGCACGGGCTGATAGTGACGCCTGAGCAGATCATCAAGGAGATCCAAGGCGACGAGGAAGGCGAGGCATTCGATCTCAACCCCGCGTTTGACCGGCTTTCTGGGCTTGCCGCGAAGGTCAGCGGGTTCGCCGTCGAACGGCGATGGGTCATCGGGAACTTCTCGTTCCAGAAGATGGCCATCGTCAAGGATTTGAAGGAACGCATCGGGGAGATGTCGGGCAACGCGATCATCGCCGGAATTGCCGGCGATCCCAAGGCACGCGAACTGGCCAGGGGAATGCGGACGGAGCCAGACGCGACCAAGTTCGATACGAACTCTCCCGAGGCAGAATTCCTGGTGCTGACGGCCGACTCGACCCAACAGAAGGCGGTTGCTGCGACGCTCAGCGGCCAAAACGGCGTGATTAGTGGCCCGCCAGGGACGGGGAAGAGCCAGACGATCGCGAACCTCATCGCCGAGTTGGCTGCGAGGGGAAAGTCCGTCCTCTTCGTAGCCGAGAAGCGAGCGGCGTTGGACGTGGTCCTTCATCGCCTGAAGGAAGTTGGTCTACTGCACCTGTGCCTCGACCTCCATGGAGCAGATGTCTCTCGTCGCCACATTCGAGACCAGATGGCGGAGAGTCTGGAGCTGCACAGGACGACGGCCGTGCCCGACGCGGCGGAAATGCACCGCAAGTTTATGGACCGGCGTGGCCGCCTGAACGGCCACGTCAGGGCCCTACACCAACGCCGGGAACCGTGGGGTGTGAGCGCGTATCAGATTCAAGGGCAACTTCTACGGCTGCCCGCGGGCGTGAGCACGCCCGTTCGATGGTCAGAGAAGGCACTGCAAGGATTCACCAGGGAACGAGTGGAACTGATCCGCGACACGCTCCGCGAGGCAGCGGGCTTCGCGCCGTTCTTCCGTCCTGGGCATCCCTCTCCTTGGGCGACGGCGTGGCTGCCGGATGAGCAGGCTGTCCGCACCGCAATGGAGCGGTCGACGCGACTCGCACGCGAGACGTGGCCGAGGTTGGCCGAGGCCCTGCGGAAGATGTCCGCCGCCTGCTCGCTACTTCCTCCAGCCACCTGGCGAGATCTAAGGGAGACGGTACGTCTTGTTGAGGATGTCAACGACGTCCTCGGAGTTTACCGGCAAGAGGTCTTCGGGACCGAGTTGGACAGCCTGCTTCGTGATCTCGAGCCGTCCGCGTCGCTCGGCAGGCACATCACCGCCAGTCTGTTCAATGGCGCTTACAGGTCCGCGCGAAAACGGGCGAAGGCGCTCCGGATTGGCGGTCCGGCATCTGCCGCTGCACAACTCGAGGAGTTGGGTCGGCTTCCAGGCATCCTCGCTCGATGGAAGGCGCGGTGCTCTGGCGCCGATCTACCGACTGGTTGTGAGGCCGCCGCCTTGGTCCGACAGTGTCTCTCGAATGTGGAAGCAGACCTGCTGCCCATGGCGGAGACATTTCCGCTCTTGGTGTTGGACCTGCTTGAGGTCTCCCCCTTGGAGGCCTGGCTAGCGATGCTGGCGGAAGATCGCGGCACACCATTCCAGCGATTCCGGTGTTGTCAGCTTGAGATTGTTCTTCGCGGCAACGACGCAGGCTGCCTCCTTCCGCACCTCCGAAATCCGAAGTCCGATCCGGCGAAGTGGCCCGATTTGTTCCAGCATGCCTGGCTCTCTTCATGCCTGGAAGCGATCCACATCAAGGAACCCGGACTGGCGGGGTTCAACGGTAGAACGCACGAGCAGTTCGTCAGCGAGTTTCGTCAGTTGGACGAGGAACGTATTCGGACCGCGGTCGCGAGAGTACGACGGGCGTGTGCGGAGAAGGCGATTGAGACACGAAACCTGCACTCGGACCAGGACGCGATCGTCTGCCGAGAGGCACAGAAGAAGTCCAGACATCTACCGCTGCGTACCCTGTTCGCCCAGGCTCCGGAGGTGCTGCTGGCACTGAAGCCCTGTTGGATGGCCAGTCCGCTGTCGGTGAGTCAGTTGCTCCCAGCCGAACGGCCCTACTTCGACGTGGTCCTCTTCGATGAGGCGAGCCAGGTGCTTCCCGAAGACGCCGTGGCCTCGCTCTTGCGGGGGCGCCAAGCCGTTGTAGCTGGAGACAAGCACCAACTCCCGCCCACCACCTTCTTTGCGACCGGTACCGGGGACGACGAGAGCGGCGACGAGGCCGGAGCGACCGAGGGCTTCGAGAGCATCCTTGACCTCATGTCGTCGTTTCTCGAGCCTCCCTGGTCGTTGGACTGGCACTACAGGAGTCGCGACGAGTCACTCATCGCCTTCTCCAACCACCACATCTACGGCGACCGCCTGGTGACGTTTCCGGGTCCTGGTGTCGCGTCTTCGATTTCGCACGTCTTGGTAAACGGCTCAGGGCGAGAGGGCGAAGAAGAGAGTTGCAGCGCCGAGGTAAGCAAGATCATCGGAATGGTCCTGTGGCACGCCGAACACCGGCCATTCGAATCACTCGGCGTCATCACCATGGGCATCAAGCACGCCCAGCGGCTGGAGGCGGCCCTGGATAAGGCCCGTCAGTCCAGACCCGACTTGGACGAGTTCTTCAACCCGGAGGCTGCCGAACGCTTCTTCGTGAAGAACCTGGAGCGTGTTCAGGGCGATGAGCGGGACGCTATCATCCTGAGCATCGGCTACGGAAAGGACTCGTCTGGTCGCCTGCCGTATCGATTCGGCCCGCTGCTCAGCCAGGGTGGTGAGCGGCGGCTGAACGTCGCTATTACCCGAGCGAGGAAGAGCCTGGCGTTGGTCTCCTCGTTCTCCCATCTCGATATGGCCCCCTCGCGTAGCAAGGCGAAGGGGGTGGAGCTTCTGCGCGCCTACCTGGAATACGCGTCGAGTGGCGGCAGCCGGCTGGGCGGAGACGGCAGCCGAGAGGTGCCTCTGAACGACTTCGAGCAGGCGGTCTTCGACGCACTGACCGCCCACGGCGTGAAACTGCTTCCGCAATACGGCACGTCTTGCTACCGCCTCGATATGGTCGCCCAGCATCCGCGGCAGGAAGGGCGTCTCGTGTTGGCCATCGAGTGTGACGGCGCGACCTACCACTCAGCGCCGACGGCCCGGGATCGAGACCGACTCCGCCAACAGCACCTGGAGGCGCTTGGCTGGAACTTCCACCGCATCTGGTCGACCGACTGGTTCATGCGTCAAGACGAGGAGATCCAGCGGACGATGACCGCGTACGAGCGGGCGGTTGAGCGTGCGGACCGCGGCGGAGGCGGGCTGCCACAGCCCGCTCCGGGGAACGGAAGGCCAAAGGAACCTGAGGAACCCACACCTGGCAATAGTGTGCAGGAACGTTCGCCTCGACCTTCCATTGCTCGCAAAGCGAACATCGCGGAGTACTCCGATGGTGACCTTCGCCGACTCCTGAAGTGGATTCTGGAAGGCGAGTTGCTCACGGACGACGAAGTTGTCGAGCGAGCGGTTGGGGAACTGGGATTTCAACGACGTGGCAGCCGGATTGAAGCGGCGCTTCGGCGAGTCATACCGGAGGCTCGAAGGGCTCTACGGTGACTTGGAAGCCACCGTGCGCTGGCTGAGACGGAAGAACACGACATGGCATTAGGAGGACGGCTGGCGGTCGACGTCGAGGAATTGCGCCAAGCGTTGACCTTTCTCAAGGCCGCCAAACGTGGCGGAGGGAGCGTCACCCTCTCCTTCCGGGCGGGCGGCCTCGAGATCAGCCGAGGCCTCTCAGTAACCCGCGCGTCGGCTACTGGTTCCTGGACCGGCACGACGGAGGTCCCGCTCAAGCCACTGGCCGGTTGCGCGGATGTCGCGAGCCGAGAGGGAGCAGCCAAATTGAGGGTCGAGGCACGCGGCGAGGACTTGGTCCTGACATTTGGCCCGGCGGGCGAAAGCCGCAGAACTTCTATGTCCGTCCAGGCGCAGTGGTTCCAGTAGGGTGGAGGATGCAAAACGGAAGGAAGATCACCCAACAAGGCGCCCGACGATTGGAGCACCGGTCCTGGGGACACGATCAGCGGCCGGATCCTCACGAATCGCGACCTCGGAGCCGAGCAACCACCGATAGTGGAGAGTGAGAGGAAGCTGGTGGAATCGACGATAGGGCCTTGTCCCGAGTCATCGGGAGCAGCGATGACAAAGACACAAGTCTAGTCGGGTTCTGGTGCTGGCTCCGGATCGGTTCTTGGGCCGGCCACCGGCTGAGACGCTGAACGAACGGAGCCTGCTATGTCTCGCCATGACCCATACTAAGCGGGATGCGCCGCTATGTTCGGAAAAGCAGGACGGCGCGTGGGCCCGCGGATGAAAACGCATGGAAGTCTTCGGCATCGATTTCACCAGCCGTCCATCTCGTTCAAAGGCGATTACGTGCGCGGGATGCCAGTTTGACGGTGATCGCTTGGTCGTCGAGGACCTTCAGCGACTGGAGTCCCTCGATGCGTTCGGTGCCTTCCTCGATTCACCTGGACCATGGATTGCTGGCATCGACTTCCCGTTTGGCCAGCCTCGCCGCCTTATCCAGAATCTGAACTGGCCCGGTTCCTGGGCCGGCTACGTTGCGCAGGTTGCGGGCCTGTCGCGCGAGGGATTTCGGAACGTCCTCGAAGACTACAAGCGTGACCGGCCGGAGAACGATCGGGAGCACCTTCGGCTCGTAGACCGCCTCACCGGGGCGCAAAGCCCGTCGAAACTCTATGGTGTCCCCGTCGCATTGATGTTCTACGAGGGTTCGCAGCGGCTCTTGAGAAGCGCGACATGTGTCATTCCGGTTCGCCCCACAACGGACGACCGAGTCGTCGTTGAGGCGTACCCTGCTCTGGTCGCTCGAACGCTCGTGGGAAAGGACCGGTACAAGCCGGCCGAACCAGGGGATGTGCAGGCAGTTGCGCGCGCCGTGCGCGAGCGAATCGTTCAGAAGCTCGGTGACGGCTCGCTCTTCGGCCGGTACAAGATCAGAGTCGAATTGACCGAGCGCGTCCGCCGGGCATGCGCCGACGATACCGATGGTGATTCGCTCGATGCCGTGCTCGCGGCCATACAGGCTGCCTGGGCTTGGGTGCGGCGCACCGACGGCTACGGCGTGCCGGAGGACTGCGATCTTGTTGAAGGCTGGATCGTCGATCCGGTGACGCAGCCGAGCGTCAACAGTTCTATAACCCGCGTCCGCCCCGTCTTTCGGCGGCTGTTCGGGATGGATCCGACCGGAGCGTCCTGGCTGCCCAAACTTCTGCGGCTTTCCAAGTCGGACGTGTCAGGGAGGATGCTGTCCGAGCCTGGCACAGTGCTCCCGGCGGTCAGCGAGAAGCGGCCGTACGCCGACCCTGTCCAGGGGAACATCGAGTTGGAACGCTGCTTTGAGTTCTCCGTAGTCCCGGGGGCGTCGTTCTTGCGTTGGCTGATACAGAACCCTGATCGGCTCACATGGCCCGGGCCTGACGGGCGCCGTGTGAGCTACAGTGCGACAACCCAGGAGCGTCGTGAGGAGCTCGTTGGGCTCAAAGGTCATTCCGCGAGGATCAAAAGCCAGGCTGCCGCGATGGGCGCCCTCGACCGTTACGGCCCAGAGAAGTCCGGCCGTAAGTGGTGGGCCTTTGAAGGGTTCACGGAAGTGGATTGCTGTATTGAGACCGACCAGATCGCTCTACTGGTTGAGGGGAAGCGAACAGAGAGCCTCGCCGAGTCCACAGCCTGGTACGCCGGCAGGAACCAGCTGCACCGGAATCTGGAGGCTGCCCGCGACCTGGCGGCCGGTCGCGAATTCGGTGTGTTCATCATCGGCGAGTACGGCCTTCCTGACCAAGCCCTGGGCGACCCACGCGGCGGCCTACCTCACCTGAATGATGCCGAGCGCGCAGAGTTGATGACGCATTACTTGGGATGCCTGCGGTGGTCTCAAGTCTGCGAAGTGACTGGAATTGACCCGGCGTCGTTGCCGAGGAATGTCGCTCGCCGTGTGAAACGGGCACGAGTTCGATCGGAGCGCGAATACACTCCTTGATGGAAACGTCTCCAGATGCCGTGACGCTGCGCCCGAAGGCAGGTTTCCGTGCGTCGCCGGCTAAGGTCAGATGCCCGATTCCGCTAACATCGCCGCAGCCAACCCCCTTGGTGAAAGACGCGGATCGGTTCCGAATGGACGTCCCGCCTGTGACCCACCCTGTCAGACGGCTCGGATACGGTTCCAATGAGGCCGCGAACGACTCCCATCGCAGCCAATCGACGGAGTCGTACTGCGCGTTGTGCGTATTGCGGATTCTCGCGGCCTACCGGAAGGCAATCCTGAGACCGACACTTGGGATAACCAGGTTCTCGACTAAGAAGTCGGCGAACGCCCGATAGTCGATGCGCCGGGCTGACCAACTTGCGCGTTGGAAGGCCGTTCTTCAGACGACGTGTGGCACATGACAATTTCCCTTCCGTTCCTCACGAGTTACGACCCGCCGGGCACGAGCGAGGGGTCGTTGGATCCGCTCGGTCTCTATCAGATTGCCGACCAGCTCGCGACGTTGTTGGTCCCCGCTGTGCGCGAGCGCATGCAGCGCATCCGGTTCCTGACCGCGATGGCAGTCGGCGCCCTAGTCTGCGAGGGACTTGACGACGACCCTGGGAAGCGCGACGCGTCACCCTATCTTGTCTGGGAGTGGTTGGTCGTCGAGGCGCTTATCTGTCACGGCGCCGGCAGCGGCGCAATTTGGGGCGTCCCGGGTACGCTGGTCGCCCGGCGGACTCGGGGACAGCACGGGTACCTCGACGCTCGCAGCTACTTGAAGACGCCGCGGATCTTCGGATTCCACGGAGTCTATAAGCGGCTGGCGACGCACCTCGGGCTGGTGGACGTTCACCTTGGGTCCGGGCCGGACGCTGAGGGGTTGGTGGACGCCTGGGCGCGCGACCGAGGTCTGGGACGCTTCGAAGACGCCCGGAAGACGGTTGTCAAGAAATGGTCGAAGGCCGTGGAGCGAAGCCTGGCCGAGGCGCCGCCGCGGACGAAGCCTGGATGGGACACGGAGGCTTGGCAGGAACTGGCCACGGCGTTCGACCCGTCCGGGTGCCGGGCGCGCGAGAAGCGGTGGTTGCGCGACGCGTTGACGGCCGGCGGCGAGCGCCGGCTCGGAGCGTTGCCGACTATCTGGAGCCTACAGGCTGACGCACAGGATGACGAGTTGCCGGAGGAGACGCTCCACGACCGGCTGGAGACACAAGAGCCATCATACGGGCCGTTGCTGGCGGCCATTCGCGCCTACGAGGGCTTCGCAAGGCATCTCCAGGATGCGTTCGACGTACTGAAGGCCGACGCGTCGCGTCAGGACGCGAGCGGTTACGTCGTCCCGAACATCGCCAGTGACGCGGACTTCAAGCAGTGCGTTAGCGGCCTCGACAGGCGGTTCGAGACAGCGCATCGCACATTGGGGAATGTCATCCTTGCGAACGCCCCGCTCCAGAGCCTGTTCCACCGGCGGTTTGCGGCTTTCGGCGAACCGACGGATCCCGAGCGGTGCGCCCTCCTGCTGTGCTCGCATCACGAGGCCGTTCAGCGAGCAAAATCGGCGGAGGGCAAGCGGCCTTGGTTCGACCGAATCGGGCCGGAGCGCATCTCTGTCCGCCACGCGTACCGGGAAGAACCGAGGGAACTCCGGCTCGATCGCTATCTGCACACCTATCGCGGCCGGCCGGTCCGCCAGTTCTACGGGGACCTGACATGAGCAAACGTAACGGGACATCGACCAGTAGCGGTGCCATGCTCGACCTGTGGAGGCCTCCGAACGATGCGGGCGATCCCGTCGGGTGCCTGGCCACGACCTACACGTTTACTCCTGGGCTGTTCGACGAACAGTGCCTGGCGCGGTTCCTGGACATCGACTCGGAGCCGAATCGTGAAGACCTCGCCTTCCTTCTCGAACGGGAACGCCAACTCGATCGCCGCTACGCCGGCGTCCTTGTCGATCACACTCAGGCTGGCGTTGAGCATTCGCTGCGGTGGGACGTGCTCCCGGTTCGAATCCGGGCCGGCAAGCAGCACGCTAAGCTGAGCCTTCTGGCATGGAGTCAGCGCATCCGGGTCATCGTGACATCGGCCAACGTGACCGACCCCGGCTATCGTTTCAACCATGAAGTCTCGGCGTCTGTTGACCTGACGCCAGGCGATGCCGACCTCGACATTCTCGGTCAGGCGATCGAGTTCCTCCGAAGCCTCGTGTCGCTCGTTCAAGGCGCTTCCGTGAATCCACCGGAGGTCGTCCGAGCGCGAGGTTTCTTGGACGACCTAGAACGGCAGACGCGGAAATGGAAACACCCGTCGCGACGGACGACCGTGCGGCAGCAGCTCGCCTGCACATTGCCAAGGGTCGAGGCTGACGGTACCGGACGGAGCAGCCTTCAAGAATCGATCGACGCGTGCCGGCGTCGAGGAGGGTCACCGACCGAGGTTCGGGTCGCATCTCCGTTCTTCGACGTGGGCGACGAGAGCGGCAGGGTGACCGCGGAGCTGTGCAAGGCCATGGCGCGTGGAGCGAAGCGCCAGGTCTTCTTCTCCGTGCCGTCCGTTCACAACGACGAAGCACCCGGCCTGCCGCGACTTGCGGCCCCGAGGACGCTTCTGACAATTCCGCCGAAGTACGCCGCCGAAGTGACGGTGGAAATCCTGCCGGAGACGGACCAGGACAAGAACCCGCGACCGTGGCACGCGAAGATGCTCTCACTGCGGGCGGACGGTTACTTCGCGTTGATGATCGGTTCCTCCAACTTCACCTGTGCGGGCATGGGCGTTGGGCATTACCGAAACGCCGAAGCGAACCTGCTGAGCATTGCCGACAGCGTTGACTACGGACGCGACACCGGGCGGCTCGAGGCGGTGTGGCCCGACGTCGAGGAAGTGGACAACCCGGAGATGGCGGAGTGGCTGGGTGTGCGTCCCCCTGAGGGCGAGAAAGCAAAGGCTCCGGTTGTGCCTGACGGCTTCCTGGCGGCGACCTACTGCGCGGGCGACACTCGCCAGATCGTACTGCGATTCGAGCCGGACCTCCTTCGAGATGACTGGGCGATTCACGCCTGCGGGCGTCATGAGCGGGAATTGCTGGCGGCGTCGAAGTGGGTCGCCTCAGGTCGTAGACGCGTCGAGACGGTCAAGTGGCAGCCAGTGGAGCCACCGGACCGGCTGCTGGTTCGTTGGGGCGGATGCGGGGCGTATTTGCCCCTGAACGTCGAGGACAGCCGGCACCTGCCACCTCCCTCGACGTTGCAGAACATGACCGCAGACGACATGCTCCTGATTCTGGCAGCGAGCGATCCCAGCGCGGCTATCCGCGGGTGGATTGGGCGCGGAAGCCCAAACGACTACGAGGGCGAACTCGATTCAGCCACGCCCATCGACCTGGACCCCCTTCGCCGCTACGACCTACAGGCAACCTTCCTCCACCGCATTCGCCGGCGCGCGCGTGTGCTCGCCCAACTCCGCGAGAGTCTGCAGCGGCCTGTATGGGGTCGGCAGGGCCTCGATTGGCGTCTGCGCGGCTTGATCGGCGTCGAGGCATTGGCCGATCGTCTCTTTGGTGAGTTCAAGGCGGCGGACGGTCGAGTAGACGAGGCGTTGTTGACGCTCGCCGACTTGCTGATCGTGCTTCGCGAAGTGGACTACACGGCGACCGAGACCTCGCTGTCGAGAGCTGAGTTCAACAATGTGTTCCTGGAATTCCTGCGGGAGCTCGTGGAGAAGCTGGACAAACAGCTCGGGGACCTGCCTCACCAGACCTCTCTGGAGGTGATGGCCTTCTGGAAACGAGTGGTGGAAAGATGCGCGAACTGACCGACATGTACGCGCCCCCAGACGAGCTGGTTCTCGGCACCCGGATCAACAGACGGGTCCCCCTCGTAGAGCAGAAACGCCAGCGCAAGGAGGTTGTGGCCATCCTCGCGCGCCTGCGTAACCGGCCCGGCGTCGTCCTTGCCGACGAGGTGGGCATGGGCAAGACGTTCGTCGCGCTCGGAGTCGCCTACAGCGTCGCTATGCGCAGTCCCGCCGGGCCCGTGATCCTCATGGTGCCCGCCAACCTCGTGGACAAGTGGGAGCAGGACCTCAAGACGTTCTGCGAGTTGTACCTCGACGGCAGACTCGCAGTGAGCCGCGACCTCGCGTCGCGTCAGGAATTGCTCGATGGTACTAGCCTGCGCTACGGCATCGCCAGGCATAGCGTGGAGCTGCTAAAGCTGCTCGACGACAGGCCCCGGGAGCGGTGTCACTTCATCTTCGTCGCCCAGGGTGCGATGGGCCGGCAGCAGACGGACAAGTGGGTGCGCTTGGCCCTGA is a window encoding:
- a CDS encoding AAA domain-containing protein, translating into MEPSVNTYVDQARQGWIRKLIDLSRRNNLLYFRDLQTGTVDISSAPNGSLARLLEWHAPGEELGSVPLLDLVSEDDEKSVAGKLRDIKRRTIANYEERGLETLFLALGLATWIPRDDGRPASAPVLLMPVDLTSRGREGRYWQVRRTGEIQVNPVLLFALEAEHGLIVTPEQIIKEIQGDEEGEAFDLNPAFDRLSGLAAKVSGFAVERRWVIGNFSFQKMAIVKDLKERIGEMSGNAIIAGIAGDPKARELARGMRTEPDATKFDTNSPEAEFLVLTADSTQQKAVAATLSGQNGVISGPPGTGKSQTIANLIAELAARGKSVLFVAEKRAALDVVLHRLKEVGLLHLCLDLHGADVSRRHIRDQMAESLELHRTTAVPDAAEMHRKFMDRRGRLNGHVRALHQRREPWGVSAYQIQGQLLRLPAGVSTPVRWSEKALQGFTRERVELIRDTLREAAGFAPFFRPGHPSPWATAWLPDEQAVRTAMERSTRLARETWPRLAEALRKMSAACSLLPPATWRDLRETVRLVEDVNDVLGVYRQEVFGTELDSLLRDLEPSASLGRHITASLFNGAYRSARKRAKALRIGGPASAAAQLEELGRLPGILARWKARCSGADLPTGCEAAALVRQCLSNVEADLLPMAETFPLLVLDLLEVSPLEAWLAMLAEDRGTPFQRFRCCQLEIVLRGNDAGCLLPHLRNPKSDPAKWPDLFQHAWLSSCLEAIHIKEPGLAGFNGRTHEQFVSEFRQLDEERIRTAVARVRRACAEKAIETRNLHSDQDAIVCREAQKKSRHLPLRTLFAQAPEVLLALKPCWMASPLSVSQLLPAERPYFDVVLFDEASQVLPEDAVASLLRGRQAVVAGDKHQLPPTTFFATGTGDDESGDEAGATEGFESILDLMSSFLEPPWSLDWHYRSRDESLIAFSNHHIYGDRLVTFPGPGVASSISHVLVNGSGREGEEESCSAEVSKIIGMVLWHAEHRPFESLGVITMGIKHAQRLEAALDKARQSRPDLDEFFNPEAAERFFVKNLERVQGDERDAIILSIGYGKDSSGRLPYRFGPLLSQGGERRLNVAITRARKSLALVSSFSHLDMAPSRSKAKGVELLRAYLEYASSGGSRLGGDGSREVPLNDFEQAVFDALTAHGVKLLPQYGTSCYRLDMVAQHPRQEGRLVLAIECDGATYHSAPTARDRDRLRQQHLEALGWNFHRIWSTDWFMRQDEEIQRTMTAYERAVERADRGGGGLPQPAPGNGRPKEPEEPTPGNSVQERSPRPSIARKANIAEYSDGDLRRLLKWILEGELLTDDEVVERAVGELGFQRRGSRIEAALRRVIPEARRALR
- a CDS encoding DUF429 domain-containing protein, whose product is MEVFGIDFTSRPSRSKAITCAGCQFDGDRLVVEDLQRLESLDAFGAFLDSPGPWIAGIDFPFGQPRRLIQNLNWPGSWAGYVAQVAGLSREGFRNVLEDYKRDRPENDREHLRLVDRLTGAQSPSKLYGVPVALMFYEGSQRLLRSATCVIPVRPTTDDRVVVEAYPALVARTLVGKDRYKPAEPGDVQAVARAVRERIVQKLGDGSLFGRYKIRVELTERVRRACADDTDGDSLDAVLAAIQAAWAWVRRTDGYGVPEDCDLVEGWIVDPVTQPSVNSSITRVRPVFRRLFGMDPTGASWLPKLLRLSKSDVSGRMLSEPGTVLPAVSEKRPYADPVQGNIELERCFEFSVVPGASFLRWLIQNPDRLTWPGPDGRRVSYSATTQERREELVGLKGHSARIKSQAAAMGALDRYGPEKSGRKWWAFEGFTEVDCCIETDQIALLVEGKRTESLAESTAWYAGRNQLHRNLEAARDLAAGREFGVFIIGEYGLPDQALGDPRGGLPHLNDAERAELMTHYLGCLRWSQVCEVTGIDPASLPRNVARRVKRARVRSEREYTP